In the Candidatus Cloacimonas acidaminovorans str. Evry genome, one interval contains:
- a CDS encoding NifU family protein, translating into MIAKEKIESILAKVRPSIQADGGDVELINIREDNVIEVRLKGTCNGCPMATLTLKAGIERLIKEEIPEVKEVIAV; encoded by the coding sequence GTGATTGCAAAAGAAAAAATTGAAAGTATCCTCGCAAAAGTTCGCCCCTCCATTCAAGCGGATGGAGGGGATGTTGAACTTATCAATATCCGTGAAGATAATGTGATAGAAGTTCGGCTTAAAGGAACTTGTAATGGTTGCCCTATGGCTACTTTAACTTTGAAGGCAGGTATTGAACGACTTATTAAAGAAGAAATTCCTGAAGTGAAAGAAGTTATCGCTGTGTAA
- a CDS encoding DUF3332 domain-containing protein: MKRFTRLVSIALLAVFIVVSVFGCYGNMSLTKKVYRFNGSVGNKFVQSIVNWAFWICPVYEIAMFLDVFVFNTIEFWTGSNPLTMNEGENIIKYAEGPNGNYKFEISQNKIVISQPENKDNNQKIELNYDPVSESWFMNTNGTTQKLGYLDGNQLKLLSTSGEEISLDLSK, translated from the coding sequence ATGAAAAGATTCACTCGTCTTGTCTCTATCGCTTTATTAGCGGTATTTATTGTTGTTAGCGTCTTCGGATGCTATGGGAATATGTCACTTACCAAAAAAGTGTATCGCTTTAATGGTAGTGTCGGGAATAAGTTTGTTCAGAGCATTGTTAACTGGGCTTTTTGGATTTGTCCGGTTTATGAAATAGCAATGTTTCTGGATGTTTTTGTTTTTAATACCATTGAATTTTGGACTGGTAGCAATCCTCTCACTATGAACGAAGGTGAAAATATTATCAAGTATGCCGAAGGTCCCAATGGGAATTATAAGTTTGAAATCAGTCAAAACAAAATTGTGATTTCTCAACCTGAAAATAAGGACAACAATCAAAAAATTGAACTCAACTATGACCCCGTTAGCGAATCCTGGTTTATGAACACCAATGGAACTACTCAAAAACTTGGTTATTTGGATGGAAATCAATTAAAATTGCTCTCTACGTCGGGTGAAGAAATCTCCTTAGACCTCTCTAAATAA
- a CDS encoding efflux RND transporter permease subunit — translation MFLTDLSINRPVLVTMAIMVFIVFGVLAYFSLPINLMPDLKLPYVVVQTVYSGAGPREIESQVTEPIEEAVATVSQIDFMQSYSMENMSIVLVAFKLGKNIDVANQEVKDKVDAIIRNLPDGTDRPIVLKMDITAFPIMDLVLSGNMPPKDLYELADGTLKDRLSQIPGVARVSLIGGAKRQIDVRLTDKVVFENKISLAQLSAILAAANLDMPGGNFTQGTQEYSVRLKGEYQDVEDIRNTDIPTVFGVKKLSQLARVEDATEEVRSKAIYFNVPKNVKDENIVRLSITNAADGNVVNIAEEVTKQIPILNKELPEGVKLEIMRDDSIFTKDTINSTLENILLGILFTGIILFIFLHDFRSTLIVAISMPYCIISTFVFMQIFGYTFNIMTMMGLSTSIGILVSNSVVVLENIFRHKDMGNTRKVAAQIGTNEIGTAVLASTLTNIVVFLPIATMTSMVGRFFKEFAVTVTMATLFSLLTAFTITPMLASKIIPKEKRTSKWGRKFDNVFDKFGNYYAKFLGYTLRSKRTSVSILLFTLLALLISCGLAFFVGMEMIPPVDQRNLSISVEMPQGTNLNETAKTMDIVQNRVAQHKEVVHILTNLGSGSFIDTGTNLATSDIKLVDRNEREYTANQLADILTKELSDIPNAKIKVTGSMLGMGGGGGASGIQFMIEGQDIDRLEQLKNEVTIAIEDIPGLINLDTSSRYGRSELTLYPKRDKLAAAGATVYDLALALRANVEGLVSTKYREAGNEYDIKISLEDEVVDSPDKIKNLSVVVMGKSYLVSQLADVQFASGINRITHYDRYKTVMFTGDVASGYTMSDITSQIEERLDKIKFPTGYRYQWGGQAKMMSETTVDMIRTFILAVILTYMLLAAILESFAQPALILATVPLALIGVILSLLITGNTFNIVSMMAIIMLVGIVVNNAILIMDYVNIKRREGYSVHDALMEAGKMKLKPIVMSTLAIIVGMLPMAIGIGSTGAEMTRPMGIVSIGGLIVSTFLTLIIIPAFYFLTTKNIHAKKESQ, via the coding sequence ATGTTTTTAACAGATCTGTCTATTAACCGACCAGTTCTGGTCACAATGGCAATAATGGTGTTTATCGTCTTCGGGGTGCTCGCTTACTTCAGTTTGCCGATAAACCTGATGCCGGATTTGAAGTTGCCTTATGTTGTTGTTCAGACCGTATATTCAGGAGCCGGTCCCCGCGAAATTGAATCTCAGGTAACCGAACCGATAGAAGAAGCAGTTGCCACGGTCAGCCAGATTGACTTTATGCAATCCTACTCTATGGAGAATATGTCTATAGTTCTGGTTGCCTTCAAATTGGGTAAGAACATAGATGTTGCCAATCAGGAAGTGAAGGATAAGGTGGATGCCATTATCCGTAATTTACCAGATGGCACGGACAGACCCATAGTCCTGAAAATGGATATTACAGCTTTTCCGATTATGGACCTGGTGCTTTCCGGAAATATGCCACCGAAGGATTTATACGAACTTGCGGATGGTACTCTAAAAGACCGTTTATCACAAATTCCTGGTGTAGCAAGAGTTTCCTTAATTGGAGGAGCTAAACGGCAAATTGATGTTCGGCTTACCGATAAGGTTGTGTTTGAAAACAAGATATCGTTAGCTCAGTTAAGTGCAATTCTTGCTGCAGCAAATTTGGATATGCCGGGTGGTAATTTTACCCAAGGAACTCAGGAGTATTCAGTCCGCCTGAAAGGGGAATATCAAGATGTGGAAGATATCAGAAATACCGATATACCGACTGTTTTTGGAGTGAAAAAACTTTCACAGCTGGCAAGAGTTGAAGATGCTACAGAAGAAGTGCGTTCAAAAGCAATTTATTTCAATGTTCCGAAAAATGTTAAAGATGAAAATATAGTCCGTTTGTCTATAACCAATGCTGCCGATGGAAATGTAGTTAATATTGCGGAAGAAGTCACCAAACAAATACCGATTTTAAATAAGGAACTTCCTGAAGGTGTAAAACTGGAAATTATGCGGGATGATAGCATATTTACCAAAGATACGATTAATTCTACCCTGGAAAATATTCTCTTGGGTATTCTCTTTACCGGAATCATTCTCTTCATCTTTTTACACGATTTCCGTTCCACTCTTATTGTGGCAATATCAATGCCTTATTGCATAATTTCCACCTTCGTGTTTATGCAAATATTCGGGTACACTTTCAATATTATGACGATGATGGGTCTATCCACTTCAATAGGAATTCTGGTTTCCAATTCTGTTGTAGTTTTGGAAAATATATTCAGGCATAAGGATATGGGAAATACCCGAAAAGTGGCAGCTCAAATTGGTACCAATGAAATCGGAACAGCCGTTCTGGCTTCTACCTTAACGAATATAGTGGTGTTTTTACCGATTGCTACTATGACTTCTATGGTAGGAAGATTTTTCAAGGAATTTGCCGTGACCGTTACCATGGCAACTCTATTTTCCCTGTTAACTGCTTTTACAATAACTCCGATGCTGGCTTCCAAGATTATTCCGAAAGAGAAAAGAACTAGTAAATGGGGAAGGAAATTTGATAATGTCTTTGATAAATTTGGTAATTACTATGCCAAATTCTTAGGATATACACTGCGTTCCAAGAGAACCAGCGTGAGTATATTACTCTTCACTCTTTTAGCTTTGCTGATTAGCTGTGGGCTTGCTTTCTTTGTGGGTATGGAAATGATACCTCCTGTGGACCAACGCAATCTATCCATTTCTGTAGAAATGCCTCAGGGAACAAATTTGAATGAGACAGCCAAAACAATGGACATTGTCCAAAACCGTGTAGCCCAACATAAAGAAGTTGTCCACATACTTACCAATCTCGGTTCAGGCAGCTTTATTGATACCGGCACCAATTTAGCTACTTCCGATATTAAACTGGTAGATAGAAATGAACGTGAATATACTGCCAACCAATTAGCAGATATTTTAACCAAAGAGCTTTCCGATATTCCCAATGCCAAGATTAAAGTTACCGGCTCAATGTTAGGTATGGGAGGAGGAGGCGGCGCTTCCGGTATTCAATTTATGATTGAAGGTCAGGATATTGATCGCTTGGAACAACTGAAAAATGAAGTAACTATAGCTATTGAGGATATACCGGGTTTAATTAATCTTGATACCTCCAGTCGTTATGGCAGGTCGGAACTTACTCTTTATCCCAAACGCGATAAACTTGCCGCTGCAGGAGCTACGGTTTATGATTTGGCTTTAGCTTTACGCGCCAATGTGGAAGGACTGGTTTCTACCAAATATCGGGAAGCCGGAAATGAATATGATATCAAGATTTCCCTTGAGGATGAAGTAGTTGATTCTCCCGATAAAATTAAGAACCTGAGTGTAGTTGTGATGGGTAAATCCTATTTGGTATCTCAGCTGGCAGATGTCCAATTTGCTTCCGGTATCAATAGAATAACTCACTACGACCGCTATAAGACCGTTATGTTTACCGGTGATGTAGCCAGCGGATACACTATGAGCGATATAACTTCCCAAATTGAAGAACGGTTGGATAAAATTAAATTCCCGACCGGCTATCGTTATCAATGGGGAGGTCAGGCAAAAATGATGAGCGAAACTACAGTAGATATGATTCGCACCTTTATTCTTGCCGTGATTTTAACCTATATGCTCTTGGCGGCTATTCTGGAAAGTTTTGCTCAACCAGCTCTGATTTTGGCAACGGTTCCTCTGGCTTTGATCGGAGTGATACTTTCTTTACTCATTACGGGTAATACATTTAACATCGTTTCTATGATGGCTATAATAATGTTAGTTGGCATTGTGGTAAATAACGCTATATTAATAATGGACTATGTAAATATTAAACGCAGAGAGGGCTATAGTGTCCACGATGCGTTGATGGAAGCGGGAAAGATGAAATTAAAACCGATAGTAATGTCTACCTTAGCTATCATAGTGGGAATGCTTCCTATGGCAATTGGTATAGGTAGTACGGGAGCCGAAATGACCCGTCCAATGGGTATTGTATCTATTGGTGGTTTAATTGTTTCCACTTTTCTGACGCTAATTATTATCCCCGCTTTCTATTTCCTGACCACTAAAAATATCCATGCTAAAAAGGAATCCCAATAA
- a CDS encoding efflux RND transporter periplasmic adaptor subunit — protein sequence MKRYLIILTALILILISACGKKQEEGKSMEQIYSEEGVPVRQIIIEPTTFRQNLLYNATLNGMEETTVQAMVSEVITKINAKVGDRVAKDQIIVSFPQNTPSAQYEQALTAFNSIKTTYERMQRLFAQGAISQQDLDNVETQYKVSKANLETSDKMINVRAPISGIITAIYVNPSEKVYPGKDLFTVASTNGYKATVMVPDTEINKIKKGTKATATWLETTISGRVTEIPLAMDNATKAFKVEVSFPGMNKKINYGVTAEIAIEVFSKPNLIVVERHQIVSENGTKYVWLNQDGKAVKREITTGLDNTLAFEITSGLNPGDLLITEGINMLTEGAKLRVIE from the coding sequence ATGAAAAGATACTTAATTATTCTAACAGCCCTGATACTGATACTTATCTCTGCCTGCGGTAAAAAACAGGAAGAGGGAAAAAGTATGGAACAAATATACAGTGAAGAAGGGGTTCCCGTTCGCCAAATTATTATAGAGCCCACAACCTTCCGTCAAAACCTGCTTTATAATGCTACTTTAAACGGAATGGAAGAGACAACCGTTCAGGCAATGGTTTCGGAAGTGATTACCAAAATCAATGCCAAGGTAGGGGATCGGGTTGCAAAAGACCAGATTATTGTAAGTTTTCCCCAAAATACACCTTCGGCACAATATGAACAAGCACTAACGGCATTTAACAGTATCAAAACGACTTATGAACGAATGCAACGGCTTTTTGCCCAAGGCGCTATCAGCCAGCAGGATTTGGATAATGTAGAAACCCAGTATAAGGTATCTAAAGCCAATCTGGAAACCAGCGATAAAATGATCAATGTGCGTGCTCCGATAAGTGGTATTATTACAGCAATATATGTAAACCCAAGCGAGAAGGTTTATCCGGGAAAAGACCTGTTTACAGTTGCCTCTACCAATGGTTATAAAGCTACTGTTATGGTTCCTGATACGGAAATAAACAAGATTAAAAAAGGCACCAAAGCAACTGCTACCTGGTTGGAAACTACAATTTCCGGAAGAGTAACGGAGATTCCTCTGGCTATGGATAATGCAACCAAGGCATTTAAAGTGGAAGTAAGTTTTCCGGGGATGAATAAAAAGATTAACTACGGAGTAACAGCTGAAATTGCCATAGAAGTTTTCAGCAAACCCAATTTGATTGTGGTTGAGCGTCATCAAATCGTTAGTGAAAACGGAACCAAATATGTTTGGCTGAATCAAGATGGTAAAGCCGTGAAAAGAGAAATTACCACGGGATTGGATAATACACTGGCTTTTGAAATTACCAGCGGTTTAAATCCGGGTGATTTGCTTATCACTGAAGGTATCAATATGTTAACTGAAGGCGCAAAATTGCGCGTGATTGAGTAA
- a CDS encoding TolC family protein, translating to MRKTLIVLTLLTLLASCVFAIDLETSITKAKQNNKELLMAMEEIKKADESYKQVRGTAYPQLNLQGAYGLSKTYYPDSAIPAKMNISAGLDDIATDNEEYLAGVLNKIVNSMIPESPAEAGSFALQLKMEQIVYSGGKLGSGIKAGNYYRQIQRLNYKVKEQDVVLKTTELFYQCLLAKKLWDVQEEGLDIAKRHLRRVELFNQEGQVSEFDLLQAKLGVAKLEPQVLKAKNDYDLAVSAFRKQIGEEESDIVPEGEFVLPEKMELSLEEATEQGLKQRNEVELIKLGTQLKELQYKVEKVNFLPNVALSADYSLYTAADEYAIENDDFGHKYGISLGFQIPLFTGLTNTAKRNYAHYDYQKAKLQQRDTEELIALQIKQDYQKYYHAWENHNVQTENIRLAERGLQLAQVRYENQVGIQLEVFDAQLTLQTIKLQYYQSIYEIISADRNFKKSIGITL from the coding sequence ATGAGAAAGACATTAATTGTATTAACACTGCTAACATTATTAGCAAGCTGTGTATTTGCCATTGACCTGGAAACTAGCATCACCAAAGCTAAACAGAATAACAAGGAACTGTTAATGGCAATGGAAGAAATTAAGAAAGCGGATGAGTCATACAAACAGGTTCGTGGCACTGCTTATCCACAATTGAATTTACAGGGTGCTTACGGTTTAAGTAAGACCTATTATCCTGATTCAGCCATACCTGCCAAGATGAACATATCTGCCGGCTTAGATGATATAGCGACAGATAATGAAGAATATTTAGCGGGTGTACTGAATAAAATAGTTAATTCAATGATTCCGGAATCGCCAGCAGAAGCGGGTTCTTTTGCTTTACAGTTAAAAATGGAACAGATTGTTTATTCCGGAGGCAAACTGGGAAGCGGAATTAAAGCGGGAAATTATTACCGCCAAATTCAGCGACTGAATTATAAAGTAAAAGAACAGGATGTGGTTTTGAAAACCACTGAACTCTTTTATCAGTGCTTACTGGCAAAAAAGCTGTGGGATGTGCAAGAAGAGGGCTTAGATATTGCCAAAAGGCATTTGCGCAGAGTGGAACTGTTCAATCAGGAAGGTCAGGTTTCGGAATTTGACTTGTTACAAGCCAAATTAGGTGTAGCCAAACTGGAGCCCCAGGTTTTGAAAGCAAAAAATGATTACGATTTGGCTGTTTCGGCTTTTCGTAAACAGATTGGAGAAGAAGAGAGTGATATAGTTCCCGAAGGTGAATTCGTGTTGCCGGAAAAAATGGAGCTTTCTCTGGAAGAGGCAACTGAACAGGGTTTGAAACAAAGAAATGAAGTAGAACTGATTAAATTGGGTACTCAGCTAAAAGAACTGCAATATAAGGTGGAAAAAGTGAATTTCCTGCCCAATGTTGCCTTGAGCGCAGATTATTCACTTTATACAGCGGCAGATGAATATGCTATTGAGAATGATGATTTCGGGCATAAATACGGCATCAGTTTGGGCTTTCAGATTCCTTTGTTTACCGGCTTAACCAATACAGCCAAAAGAAATTATGCCCACTATGACTATCAAAAAGCCAAATTGCAACAAAGGGATACAGAAGAACTTATTGCTCTGCAAATCAAGCAAGATTATCAAAAGTATTATCACGCTTGGGAAAATCATAATGTGCAAACTGAAAACATTCGTTTGGCAGAACGCGGTTTACAGCTTGCCCAAGTGCGTTATGAAAACCAGGTTGGCATTCAGCTTGAGGTCTTTGACGCTCAATTAACCTTACAAACCATTAAACTGCAATATTATCAGTCAATTTATGAAATTATATCTGCAGATAGAAACTTTAAAAAATCAATCGGTATAACCCTATAA
- a CDS encoding TetR/AcrR family transcriptional regulator produces MSAAQNKKKLILDIATQLFTRFGFAKTSLDEIAAAAQIAKGTVYYYFPSKEDLFIASVEAKTREYFKMLRQHINATMGFEEKLTEFLSFPIKLIYENMPILIECLINIPQSYQEQLIQFRVKSREVMMQILSEIIQLGKQEDLIDERFPEDRLCEIIMDWFMIGEPSLKIVDVPRLLTMIERDSDFIIKMLLYGIVKRG; encoded by the coding sequence ATGAGTGCTGCTCAGAACAAAAAAAAGTTGATATTGGATATAGCTACCCAGCTATTTACCCGTTTCGGCTTTGCTAAGACCTCGTTGGATGAAATTGCTGCTGCAGCTCAGATAGCTAAGGGAACGGTATATTATTACTTTCCCAGCAAGGAAGACCTCTTTATTGCTTCGGTGGAAGCCAAAACAAGAGAGTATTTCAAAATGTTGAGGCAGCATATCAATGCTACGATGGGTTTTGAAGAGAAGCTGACGGAATTTTTAAGCTTTCCCATCAAACTGATTTACGAAAATATGCCCATCCTGATTGAGTGTTTAATTAATATACCGCAAAGTTATCAGGAACAGTTGATTCAGTTCCGGGTTAAAAGCAGGGAAGTGATGATGCAAATTCTTTCTGAAATAATCCAGCTTGGAAAACAGGAGGATTTAATTGATGAGCGCTTTCCGGAAGACCGTCTTTGCGAGATAATTATGGATTGGTTTATGATAGGTGAACCGAGTTTGAAAATAGTAGATGTTCCCCGCTTACTGACAATGATTGAGCGGGATAGTGATTTTATTATTAAGATGCTACTTTATGGAATTGTTAAACGAGGATAA
- a CDS encoding indolepyruvate oxidoreductase subunit beta yields the protein MKKDIILAGVGGQGILTIATILGTTAIKRGMNLKQAEVHGMSQRGGDVQSHLRLSDETIWSDLIPFGSADMILSVEPLEALRYLPYLKDDGWIITNSTPFKNIPNYPPEEEIYKEIKKIPNYVLLDADTKAKEQNASRSMNIVVLGAAIKHLGFTKEEIEEAIKTIFAPKGEAIVEANLRALQAGMEG from the coding sequence ATGAAAAAGGATATAATACTTGCCGGAGTAGGAGGACAGGGCATTTTAACCATTGCTACTATCCTCGGAACCACAGCAATCAAACGCGGGATGAATTTGAAACAAGCAGAAGTGCATGGAATGAGTCAGCGTGGGGGAGATGTCCAATCCCATTTGCGCCTATCCGATGAAACTATTTGGAGCGATTTAATACCCTTTGGCTCTGCCGATATGATTTTAAGCGTTGAACCGCTGGAGGCATTACGCTATCTGCCCTATCTAAAAGATGACGGCTGGATTATTACCAATTCCACACCTTTTAAAAATATCCCTAATTATCCGCCGGAAGAGGAAATCTACAAAGAAATAAAAAAAATACCCAACTATGTTCTACTGGATGCAGATACTAAAGCTAAAGAACAAAATGCCAGCAGAAGTATGAATATAGTAGTTTTAGGCGCTGCCATTAAACATCTGGGCTTTACAAAGGAAGAAATTGAAGAGGCAATTAAAACTATCTTTGCACCTAAAGGAGAAGCAATTGTAGAGGCAAACCTGCGAGCTCTGCAAGCCGGGATGGAAGGATAA
- a CDS encoding thiamine pyrophosphate-dependent enzyme: MPKLMLLGDEALAQGALDAGISGFYGYPGTPSTEIIEYAQRSKQAEENNVHRTWSSNEKTALETALGMSASGKRAMVTMKHVGLNVAADPLMNSAITGASGGLIIAVADDPSMHSSQNEQDSRYYGHFAMIPVLEPSNQQECYDMAFYGFELSEKYHIPILLRLTTRLAHSRSGVTRRNPLPQKELKKPEDIFQFMLLPAIARKKYQHHLSLQKDFLAESENSPYNVYTAERKNTKLGIITTGLAYNYLREAYHGEEIPYPVLKICQYPLPEKQIRQLYETCDELLVIEEGMPFVEEQLKGLAFPGLKPVHGRLDGYLPRAGELNPNLVAKALSLPDTIGRPVPDIVVGRPPALCVGCPHSDTFLSLNEVMAEYGRGNVFSDIGCYTLGFMPPYNSINSCVDMGASITMAKGASDSGLFPAVAVIGDSTFCHSGITGLLDCIYDKANVMIIILDNATTAMTGGQNYTGYGKLEDICLGLGVEKEHIRVFVPLKKNYPEMIQIYKEELAYNGVSVVIARRECIQTLKKKNKMEIQE, encoded by the coding sequence ATGCCAAAACTTATGCTGTTGGGTGACGAAGCCCTTGCCCAGGGAGCACTGGATGCCGGAATATCAGGTTTTTACGGCTATCCGGGAACTCCCTCCACCGAAATCATTGAATACGCTCAAAGGTCTAAACAGGCAGAGGAAAACAATGTTCACCGCACCTGGAGTTCCAATGAAAAGACCGCACTGGAAACAGCTTTGGGAATGAGCGCTTCCGGCAAAAGAGCAATGGTAACGATGAAACATGTAGGGTTGAATGTGGCAGCCGATCCTTTAATGAATTCGGCTATTACAGGAGCCAGCGGTGGTTTAATTATTGCCGTTGCGGATGACCCTTCAATGCACAGCTCGCAGAATGAACAGGATAGTCGTTATTATGGACATTTTGCGATGATTCCCGTTTTGGAGCCAAGCAATCAACAGGAATGTTATGATATGGCTTTTTATGGCTTTGAGCTCTCGGAAAAATATCATATCCCGATACTATTACGCTTAACCACGCGTTTGGCGCATTCCCGTTCCGGGGTTACCAGACGCAATCCTTTACCGCAAAAGGAATTGAAAAAGCCGGAAGATATTTTTCAATTTATGCTTCTTCCTGCCATTGCCAGGAAAAAGTATCAACATCATCTTTCCCTGCAAAAGGACTTTCTGGCAGAATCCGAAAATTCCCCGTATAATGTATATACGGCAGAAAGGAAAAATACTAAGTTAGGTATTATCACTACCGGCTTAGCTTATAACTATCTGCGGGAAGCATATCACGGTGAAGAAATTCCATATCCCGTGCTAAAGATATGCCAGTATCCTTTGCCCGAAAAACAAATCCGTCAACTCTATGAGACCTGTGACGAATTGCTGGTTATAGAAGAAGGTATGCCCTTCGTGGAAGAACAGCTTAAAGGGCTTGCTTTTCCCGGATTGAAACCTGTTCATGGACGTCTTGATGGCTATCTACCTCGTGCCGGAGAGCTTAATCCTAATCTTGTAGCTAAAGCTCTTTCCTTACCTGATACAATAGGTAGACCTGTTCCCGATATTGTAGTTGGCAGGCCTCCCGCTTTATGCGTTGGTTGCCCTCATTCCGATACTTTTTTGTCCCTGAATGAAGTGATGGCAGAATATGGAAGAGGCAATGTTTTCAGCGATATCGGCTGTTATACTTTGGGCTTTATGCCACCGTATAATTCCATCAATTCTTGCGTGGATATGGGTGCTTCTATTACAATGGCAAAAGGAGCTTCCGATAGTGGACTTTTTCCTGCCGTTGCCGTTATTGGTGATAGCACTTTTTGTCATTCAGGTATTACGGGGCTGTTGGATTGCATTTACGATAAAGCAAATGTGATGATAATCATTCTGGATAATGCCACAACTGCAATGACAGGTGGGCAGAACTATACTGGTTATGGCAAATTGGAAGATATTTGTCTGGGATTGGGAGTGGAAAAAGAACATATCCGTGTGTTTGTTCCCCTCAAGAAAAATTATCCCGAAATGATCCAAATTTATAAAGAAGAACTGGCTTATAATGGCGTTTCTGTTGTTATTGCCCGTCGGGAATGTATTCAGACCCTAAAGAAAAAGAACAAAATGGAGATACAAGAATGA
- the malQ gene encoding 4-alpha-glucanotransferase gives MRKTGILLHISSLPSDFGIGDFGPEAVRFAEYLKAEGYTYWQILPINHCGYGNSPYNPLSAFALNPYFISPELLYKQGYINQLMLEAVKIPRSNVTRYEQVSTLKDKMLAQATANWMLANRTDDYIEENAPFLKPYLTFLSLSKLYDDTCWYNWNEEHRHYSEKLYQKVRLMNSSYFNLRAATQAMLEEQLSWFKERLQELGIILIGDLPLYLAYDSAEVWAHPEYFDLDEQGRRLHFAGVPPDAFAEKGQLWGNPLYRWDVLKQDGFRLFMERIKQALGYLDILRLDHFIGYVNFWQVEPELDANGKPVLPKDAIKGSWVRALPEDFFSALLQRFSIECFIAEDLGILNDDVCRIREQYGFPGMIVLQFCFEEGVPDVKKYPPERWLYTGTHDNQTLRGWFESLSPNSPSYKHLREYCALHQFTDCQAHLNAENIHLIMRNIALSSSCQQVIFPYQDILGLGDEARMNIPGTALGNWQWRLENLNF, from the coding sequence ATGCGCAAAACAGGTATCTTACTGCATATCAGTTCACTGCCTTCCGATTTCGGGATTGGCGATTTCGGACCTGAAGCCGTCCGTTTTGCCGAATATCTGAAAGCAGAGGGGTATACTTACTGGCAGATATTACCTATAAATCATTGCGGTTATGGCAATTCACCCTATAATCCGCTTTCCGCTTTTGCTTTAAATCCTTATTTTATCAGTCCGGAATTGCTCTATAAACAGGGCTATATCAATCAGCTGATGCTGGAAGCGGTAAAAATTCCCCGCAGTAATGTTACTCGCTATGAACAGGTCTCTACCTTGAAGGATAAAATGCTCGCTCAGGCAACTGCCAACTGGATGCTTGCCAATAGGACTGACGATTATATTGAAGAAAATGCTCCGTTCCTGAAACCATACTTAACCTTTCTTTCCTTAAGCAAGTTATATGACGATACCTGCTGGTATAACTGGAACGAAGAACATCGTCACTACAGTGAAAAGCTCTATCAAAAAGTCCGTTTGATGAATAGTTCTTATTTCAATCTGCGTGCCGCTACTCAAGCAATGCTGGAAGAACAATTATCCTGGTTCAAAGAACGCTTACAAGAATTGGGCATAATTTTAATAGGGGATTTGCCTCTTTATCTTGCTTACGATAGCGCTGAGGTTTGGGCTCACCCAGAATACTTTGACTTGGATGAACAAGGCAGGCGTTTACACTTTGCCGGAGTTCCACCTGATGCTTTTGCGGAAAAAGGTCAGCTCTGGGGAAATCCTTTATACCGATGGGATGTATTGAAACAGGATGGATTTCGGCTTTTTATGGAGAGAATCAAACAAGCACTTGGCTATCTGGATATTTTACGCTTAGACCACTTTATCGGCTATGTGAATTTCTGGCAGGTAGAGCCCGAGCTGGACGCTAATGGTAAACCAGTTTTGCCTAAAGACGCTATCAAGGGTTCCTGGGTGCGTGCCTTACCTGAAGATTTCTTTTCCGCTCTGTTACAACGGTTTAGCATAGAGTGTTTTATTGCCGAAGACCTGGGTATTCTCAATGATGATGTTTGCCGTATCCGTGAGCAATATGGTTTTCCGGGGATGATTGTTTTACAGTTCTGCTTTGAAGAAGGCGTCCCCGATGTGAAAAAATACCCTCCGGAGCGTTGGCTTTATACCGGAACTCACGATAATCAAACCCTACGTGGCTGGTTTGAATCACTTTCTCCCAATTCTCCGTCCTATAAACACTTACGGGAATATTGCGCACTACATCAGTTTACCGATTGTCAGGCACATTTGAATGCCGAAAACATTCATCTCATTATGCGCAATATTGCTCTCTCTTCCAGTTGCCAACAGGTTATTTTCCCTTATCAAGATATATTGGGACTGGGAGATGAGGCAAGAATGAATATTCCAGGAACCGCTTTGGGGAATTGGCAGTGGCGTCTGGAAAATCTAAATTTCTAA